The Streptosporangiales bacterium sequence CGTCGGCGTCGTTCGCCGCTTTGATCCTGAGCAGCAGCTGGCCGAGCAGCTCGTCCAGCGGCGGCAGGTCGCTGGTGTCGACCTCGTCCAAGATGCTCGTGACGTCGGCGATCTTGCTCTGTGCGATGGCGCCGATCAGCTCGGCCTTGCTGCCGAAGTACCGGTAGAAGGCGCCGGCCGACAGCCCGGCCTCCTTGAACACGTCCTGCATCGACGTGGCGTGGAAGCCGTTGCGGACGAAGCAGGTGCGTGCCGCCGCCAGGATCTGGGCGCGGCGGGCGTCGAGGTGTTCCTGGCTGACTCGTGGCATGAGACCAAAAATAGAACGTTCGTTCTCTATTGACAACTCCACCGCGCGGGCGCACAGTTATGGCTATAAAAA is a genomic window containing:
- a CDS encoding TetR family transcriptional regulator is translated as MPRVSQEHLDARRAQILAAARTCFVRNGFHATSMQDVFKEAGLSAGAFYRYFGSKAELIGAIAQSKIADVTSILDEVDTSDLPPLDELLGQLLLRIKAANDADEFAKLVSQIWGEAIRSPEVAATLRANIGIAFDRLSRVAAAYQEAGVLRADVPAATIARVLAAVNQGFMLQLTVLGDVDVDDYRAGLRGLLGEHVASDQ